From one Lycium ferocissimum isolate CSIRO_LF1 chromosome 5, AGI_CSIRO_Lferr_CH_V1, whole genome shotgun sequence genomic stretch:
- the LOC132055326 gene encoding LOW QUALITY PROTEIN: glycylpeptide N-tetradecanoyltransferase 1-like (The sequence of the model RefSeq protein was modified relative to this genomic sequence to represent the inferred CDS: deleted 2 bases in 1 codon), giving the protein MADNSKATENHNQSSDDNLALENRNEVSIDSLARKVQESFSLAKRHKFWETQPVGQFKDLGDTSLPEGPIEPPTPLSEVKQEPYNLPGPYEWTTCDMDSEEMCNEVYLLLTNNYVEDDENMFRFNYSKEFLRWALRPPGFYRSWHIGVRVKTSKKLVAFITGVPARIRVRDTVVTMAEINFLCVHKKLRSKRLAPVMIKEVTRRVHMENIWQAAYTAGVVLPTPVSTCQYWHRSLNPKKLIDVGFSRLGARMTMSRTIKRYKLPDQTVTPGFRKMEPHDVPAVTRLLRNYLKQFVVAPDFDENDVEHWLLPKEGVIDSYLVESPDTHEITDFCSFYTLPSSILGNQNHTTLKAAYSYYNVSTKTPLIQLMNDALTVAKQKDFDVFNALDVMQNDSFLKELKFGPGDGKLHYYLYNYRTKHVLRSSELGLVLL; this is encoded by the exons ATGGCTGACAACAGTAAGGCAACTGAGAACCATAACCAAAGTTCTGATGATAATTTAGCTCTGGAGAATCGTAATGAGGTATCCATTGATTCCTTGGCACGAAAAGTCCAAGAATCTTTCTCACTTGCAAAGAGACATAAGTTTTGGGAGACTCAACCAGTGGGGCAGTTTAAGGATCTTGGGGATACAAGCTTGCCTGAAGGCCCTATTGAACCTCCAACTCCTTTATCAGAAGTGAAGCAGGAGCCTTACAACCTTCCAGGTCCATATGAGTGGACAACCTGTGACATGGACTCGGAAGAGATGTGCAATGAGGTCTATCTTCTCCTAACAAACAACTATGTTGAGGATGATGAGAACATGTTTAGGTTCAATTACTCAAAAGAATTTCTTCGATGGGCACTTCGCCCTCCAGGTTTCTATAGGAGCTGGCACATTGGAGTCAGAGTGAAGACCTCAAAAAAGTTGGTTGCCTTTATTACAGGGGTACCTGCAAGGATACGCGTCCGAGATACTGTTGTGACCATGGCTGAGATCAATTTTCTGTGTGTTCATAAGAAGCTTAGATCAAAAAGACTTGCTCCCGTCATGATAAAAGAGGTTACAAGGAGGGTTCATATGGAGAATATCTGGCAAGCTGCTTATACAGCTGGGGTGGTCCTTCCAACACCTGTATCAACCTGTCAATATTGGCATAGATCTCTGAATCCAAAGAAGCTAATTGATGTCGGGTTTTCCAGGCTTGGTGCAAGGATGACAATGAGCCGTACAATAAAG AGGTATAAGTTACCTGATCAGACTGTGACACCTGGGTTCAGGAAGATGGAGCCCCATGATGTTCCTGCTGTCACTCGATTGCTTAGGAATTACTTGAAGCAGTTTGTGGTTGCACCTGACTTTGATGAAAATGACGTGGAACACTGGCTTCTGCCAAAGGAGGGTGTTATCGACAGTTATCTGGTTGAAAGCCCTGATACTCATGAAATCACCGACTTTTGCAGTTTTTACACACTCCCTTCATCAATTCTTGGTAACCAGAATCATACCACTCTAAAAGCTGCTTATTCGTATTACAATGTGTCAACGAAGACCCCATTGATTCAGTTGATGAATGATGCCCTTACTGTGGCAAAGCAGAAGGATTTTGATGTTTTCAATGCCCTAGATGTTATGCAGAACGACAGTTTCTTGAAGGAACTGAAGTTTGGCCCCGGTGATGGGAAACTCCATTACTATCTCTACAATTATCGAACGAAGCATGTTTTAAGATCGTCAGAGCTTGGGCTTGTACTATTGTAA